GGTGCTGGTGGACGCGACCGCCGTGGCCCCGGACCGGCTGCCCTGGCTCTCGCTGGTCACCGGCCTCGGTGTCGTCGCCGGCGTCGGGGCTGCGACCGGGCTACGTCCGGAGCTGAAGTGGCCCAACGACGTTCTGCTGGACGGCCGCAAGCTCTGCGGCATCCTCGCCGAGCGGGTGGACGGCCCCGAAGGCGCCCGGGTCGTGCTCGGTCTCGGCCTCAACCTGACCCAGCGGGCCGAGGAGCTGCCGGTGCCGACGGCGACGTCGCTGGCCCTGGCCGGGGCGCGGGACGTCGACGGGACGGCCGTGGTCGCCGCCTGCCTGCGCGCCCTCGGGAGCGTGCTGGACCGCTGGCGCACCGGTGACCCCACGCTGGTCGGGGACTACCGTGCCCGCTGCGGCACCCTGGGCCGCGACGTCGTGGTGCACCTGCCGGGCGGGGACCGGGCCACGGGCCGCGCCGTGGACGTGGACGCGAACGGCCGGGTCGTGGTGCGGGTCGGCGGCGTCGACCGCGCCTTCGCCGTCGGCGACGTGGTGCACCTGCGCCCGCGCAGCGGCTGACGCACGTCCGGCACGTCCCGCGACCCATCCCCGGCAGACGTCTCGCCGCCGCAGCTGGTGGCCGGTACCGCCCGGGCCGCTGTCGGACGCCCCGGACAGCACCACCACGGCCCCGGCGTCCTCGCCGACGGCCGGTGAGCACAACCGGTCCCTCAGCCGACGACACTCGCGGATGCGGCAACGACGTCTGCTGAGCGACCGGTTGTGCGCGCTGGCGTCACGCTGCACGTCGTCGCGGGCGAACGTCGGGTGGTGGATGGAGCCGGGAGGGCGGCGGGAGCAGCCACCGGGCGTCCCTCCGCCTCTCGCGGAACCGGCTCGGGTGGGGGCGGTGTGTCAGCATGAACGGCATGGGTGTGCCACGCAGGCTCCTCGGCGAGGGGGAGCGGGTCGTCGTGCAGCTGCGCACCCACGGCAAGGCGCTGGTGGCTCCCGTGCTCGCGCTGCTGGTGCTCGCCGGGGTCACCGGGCTCGCCGTCGCGCTGATGCCGGAGGACCTGGCCCCGGTCGGCTGGATGGCCCTCGCCATCCTGGTCGCGGCCGGGGTGCTCGGCTGGGTGGTCGTCCCCTTCGCGCGCTGGCGGACCACCACCTACACCCTGACCAGCCGCCGCCTGATCACCCGCCGCGGCATCCTCAGCCGCCACGGCCACGACGTCCCGCTCTCCCGGATCGTCGACGTCAGCTACCAGCGGAGCCTCGGCGACCGGCTGCTCGGCTGCGGCACCCTCCAGCTGCGCACCGCGTCGGAGGCCGAGCCGCTGGTGCTCCCCGACGTCCCCGACGTGGCCCGGGTGCACCTGATGGTCAGCGAGCTGGTCTTCGGCCCGCAGGCCCAGCTGGCCGGCGGACCGCGGTGAGCGTACGGCTGGAGCGGACCCCGGTCGAGGGTGCCTGGGCCGTGGTGATGGACCGGCCCGAGGCCCTCAACGCCCTCAGCACCTCCCAGGCGCGCGAGCTCACCCGGGTGTGCGCGGAGGTCGCCGCGCAGGACGACCTGCGGGTCGTGCTGCTCACCTCGGCGCTGGACCGGGCCTTCTGCGTCGGGGCGGACCTCAAGGAGCGCCAGCAGATGGACGAGGCCGGGCTGCTGGCCCAGCGGCCGGTGCTGGTGGCGGCCTTCGCGGCGGTCAGCGCGCTGCCGGTGCCCACCGTCGCCGTGGTCGACGGCCACGCCCTGGGCGGTGGGTTCGAGCTGGCGCTGCGCTGCGACCTGGTGGTGGCCGGGCCGGGTGCCCGGTTCGCGCTGCCCGAGGTCGGCGTCGGGCTGGTGCCCGGCGGGGGCGGCACCCAGCTGCTGTCGCGCCGGGTCGGGCTCAACCGGGCGCTGGACCTGGTGCTGACCGGTCGCCACGTCGACGTCGCCGACGCCGAGCGACTCGGTCTGGTGGACCGTCGCGGTGAGGACGCGACCGCCACCGCGCTCGAGCTGGCCGGCGTCGTGGCCAGCCGGTCGCCGCTGGCGGTGCGGGCCGCGCGGACGGCCGTCCGCGCCGGGTTCGACCTGCCCCTGCCCGAGGCCCTGGAGGTGGAGGACGCCGCCTGGCACGAGGCCGCCACCTCGGCGGACCGGGTCGAGGGGATCGACGCCTTCGTGACCGGACGCGAGCCCCGCTGGCCCAGTGCCCGAGGAGGACGATGAGCAGCGCGCCCCTGCCCCAGCCGGTCGAGCTGCCGGTGGACGAGCGGGCCAGCCACGACCGCCTCAGCACCCAGCTGGTGCGGTTCGTGCTCACCGGCGTGCTCTCCGCGGTGGTCGACTTCGGCCTGCTCAACCTGCTGATGTGGGCCGCTCTCGGGCACACGGCGGCCAAGGCGCTGTCCTTCGTGGCCGGCACCACCACCGCCTACCTGATCAACCGGCGCTGGACCTTCCGCGCCGAGCCGTCCCGTCGCCGCTTCCTCGCCGTCGTGGCGCTCTACGCCGCCACCTTCGCCCTGCAGGTGGGGCTGTTCTCGCTGCTCTACCTGTGGCTGCCGCGGCTGGGGCTGGGGGAGGCGTGGGTCCGGGTGGTGGCTTTCGTGATCGCCCAGGGGGTGGCCACCGCCGTCAACTTCGTCGTCCAGCGGACGGTCATCTTCCGGCTCCGCTGAGCCGTGCCGGAGGGATAAAATCCCATAGTTCGTCGCCCGGCTCAGGGCCCGCCGAGCAGCCCGGCGATGTCGTCGGCGGTCAGCTCGGTGGCGGCCAGCGACTCCCCGTCGACCACGTTGGCGAACAGGGCGGCCTTGCGTCGTGACAGCTCCATCACCTTCTCCTCGATGGTGCCCTCGGAGACCATCCGGTACACCACCACGTTGCGGGTCTGCCCGATCCGGTGCGTCCGGTCGATGGCCTGGGCCTCGGCGGCAGGGTTCCACCAGGGGTCGAGCAGGAAGCAGTAGTCGGCCTCGGTGAGGGTGAGCCCGACCCCACCGGCCTTGAGGCTGATCAGGAACGCCGGGTCGGTGCCCGTCCGGAACCGCTCGATCTCGTCGGCGCGGTTCCGGGTGGAGCCGTCGAGGTAGGCGTGGCTGAGGCCGGCGGCGTCCAACCGTGCCCGGACCCTGCGCAGGAACCCGGTGAACTGGCTGAACACCAGCGCCCGGTGCCCCTCGGCCGCGACCTCGGTCAGGTGGTCGACCAGGGCGTCGATCTTGGCCGACCCGACCCCGTCGTGCTCGGGGTCCACCAGCGCCGGGTCCAGGCTGAGCTGGCGGAGCCGGGTCAGCGAGGCCAGCACGGTGATCCGGTTCTCGTCGAGGTCCTCCAGCAGCTTGAGCACCCGCTGACGCTCCCGGTGCAGGTGGGTGTCGTAGATCTTGCGGTGCCGCGGCCCGAGCGCGACCGAGAGCACCTGCTCCTGCTTGGCCGGCAGGTCCGCGGCCACCACGTCCTTGGTGCGGCGCAGCACCACGGGTCGGATCCGGCGACGCAGCAGGGCCAGCGCGTCGGTGTCGGCGTCCTGCTCGATGGGCTGGGCGAAGTGGTCGGAGAACTCCTTGGCCCAGGGGAAGATGCCGGGCGCCGTGAGCTGCAGGATCGACCACAGCTCCATCAGGTTGTTCTCCATCGGCGTTCCGGTGATGGCGAACCGCGAGCCGGCCTCGACCGCCCGGACGGCGGCGTGGGTCTTGCTGCGGTGGTTCTTGACCGCCTGCGCCTCGTCCAGCACCAGCCCCGCCCACGGCCGGGCCGCGTAGCCCTGCGCCTCCAGCCGGACCAGGGTGTAGGTGGTCACCACCACGTCCGGCGGGCCGGACACCTCCGGGCTCTCGGGGAGCGCGACCGCGGGCGGCCGGTCCAGCGGCCAGCCCCGCCGGGCGGCGGACTCGGTGACGGCCAGCACCCGCAGCCCCGGGGTGAAGCGACGCGCCTCGGCCACCCAGGTGCTGACCACGCTGGAGGGGGCCACCACCAGGAACGGCGGCGCCGACCGGCCCGCGGCGGCGTCCTGCTCCCGGGCCCGGGCGATCATGGCCAGCGTCTGCAGCGTCTTGCCGAGCCCCATGTCGTCGGCCAGCACGCCACCCAGCCCGTGCTCGTGCAGGAAGGACAGCCACCGGTACCCGTCGCGCTGGTACGGCCGCAG
The sequence above is a segment of the Auraticoccus monumenti genome. Coding sequences within it:
- a CDS encoding PH domain-containing protein, with amino-acid sequence MGVPRRLLGEGERVVVQLRTHGKALVAPVLALLVLAGVTGLAVALMPEDLAPVGWMALAILVAAGVLGWVVVPFARWRTTTYTLTSRRLITRRGILSRHGHDVPLSRIVDVSYQRSLGDRLLGCGTLQLRTASEAEPLVLPDVPDVARVHLMVSELVFGPQAQLAGGPR
- a CDS encoding enoyl-CoA hydratase/isomerase family protein — encoded protein: MSVRLERTPVEGAWAVVMDRPEALNALSTSQARELTRVCAEVAAQDDLRVVLLTSALDRAFCVGADLKERQQMDEAGLLAQRPVLVAAFAAVSALPVPTVAVVDGHALGGGFELALRCDLVVAGPGARFALPEVGVGLVPGGGGTQLLSRRVGLNRALDLVLTGRHVDVADAERLGLVDRRGEDATATALELAGVVASRSPLAVRAARTAVRAGFDLPLPEALEVEDAAWHEAATSADRVEGIDAFVTGREPRWPSARGGR
- a CDS encoding biotin--[acetyl-CoA-carboxylase] ligase — protein: MTVPGEPIDLDPGPLAELLADPVRWPVVQVVGSTGSTNADLAAAVRAGGARVGTVRLAWYQTSGRGRLDRRWEAPPGSMAAVSVLVDATAVAPDRLPWLSLVTGLGVVAGVGAATGLRPELKWPNDVLLDGRKLCGILAERVDGPEGARVVLGLGLNLTQRAEELPVPTATSLALAGARDVDGTAVVAACLRALGSVLDRWRTGDPTLVGDYRARCGTLGRDVVVHLPGGDRATGRAVDVDANGRVVVRVGGVDRAFAVGDVVHLRPRSG
- a CDS encoding GtrA family protein, translating into MSSAPLPQPVELPVDERASHDRLSTQLVRFVLTGVLSAVVDFGLLNLLMWAALGHTAAKALSFVAGTTTAYLINRRWTFRAEPSRRRFLAVVALYAATFALQVGLFSLLYLWLPRLGLGEAWVRVVAFVIAQGVATAVNFVVQRTVIFRLR